A genomic region of Candidatus Zixiibacteriota bacterium contains the following coding sequences:
- a CDS encoding alpha-hydroxy acid oxidase encodes MTNGGGPVNLFEFEALAKERLPREEFDYIAGGATDELSVERNRRAYQSWALRPRVLRDVSALDLSTTVLGTRVEIPVLIAPCGAHRRAHPEGEIATYRAAAAAGTIFVMSANASISFEEVARAASGHLWMQLYPFRDRRLTEEWIERASRAGYEAIVVTLDSQWPPKRERDLRNGYRRTRGVNYPKVDPSQASHAGRRGSGEGADPAATWKDLEWIKSIARLPVVAKGIMTAEDAALCAEAGADAVIVSNHGGRHLDNTLATIEVLSEAVAASAGRTEILLDGGIRRGGDVVKALALGAKAVLIGRPLFWGLAAGGEHGVRRVLEILREEIEITMAKCGCPSIAAIDSRVVVKAPPL; translated from the coding sequence ATGACGAACGGCGGCGGACCGGTCAATCTCTTCGAATTCGAAGCGCTCGCCAAGGAGCGGCTGCCCCGCGAGGAGTTCGACTACATCGCCGGCGGCGCAACCGACGAGCTCAGCGTCGAGCGCAACCGCCGGGCCTATCAATCCTGGGCGTTGCGGCCGCGCGTCCTTCGCGACGTGAGCGCCCTCGATCTCTCCACCACCGTTCTCGGAACCCGCGTCGAGATCCCCGTGTTGATCGCTCCCTGCGGAGCGCACAGGAGAGCCCACCCCGAGGGGGAGATCGCCACCTACCGTGCGGCCGCCGCGGCCGGAACCATCTTCGTAATGAGCGCCAACGCCAGCATCAGCTTCGAAGAGGTCGCCCGCGCCGCCTCCGGCCACCTCTGGATGCAGCTTTACCCGTTTCGAGACCGAAGGCTGACCGAGGAATGGATCGAGCGGGCAAGCCGGGCCGGCTACGAGGCCATCGTCGTCACCCTTGATTCACAGTGGCCGCCAAAACGCGAGCGCGACCTCCGCAACGGCTACCGCAGAACGCGCGGCGTCAACTACCCGAAAGTCGATCCGTCACAGGCCTCGCACGCAGGCCGCCGGGGCTCGGGAGAAGGAGCCGACCCGGCGGCCACCTGGAAAGACCTGGAATGGATCAAGTCGATCGCCAGGCTGCCGGTGGTGGCCAAGGGGATCATGACGGCAGAGGACGCGGCGCTTTGCGCCGAGGCCGGCGCCGACGCCGTGATCGTCTCCAACCACGGCGGCCGTCACCTCGACAACACGCTGGCGACGATCGAGGTGCTTTCGGAGGCCGTTGCCGCGTCGGCCGGGCGGACCGAAATCCTCCTCGACGGCGGAATCCGCCGCGGCGGCGACGTCGTCAAGGCGCTGGCGCTCGGGGCAAAGGCGGTTCTGATCGGCCGACCGCTCTTCTGGGGCCTGGCGGCCGGCGGCGAGCACGGCGTTCGCCGGGTTCTGGAAATCCTGCGCGAGGAAATCGAGATTACGATGGCGAAATGCGGCTGCCCCAGCATCGCCGCCATCGACTCGCGGGTGGTCGTGAAGGCGCCGCCCCTCTGA
- a CDS encoding ornithine cyclodeaminase family protein, translating to MLILSNEEIDSFLSIHACIEALEKAYRSWDQGKAANRPRTDLVLPAATESGVYAFKSMEAGLDDPPIVALRVNSDIIRWRKQGDRVVKTKIPAAPGDRYVGLVILFSTVTGEPLAMFPDGVVQRMRVAASSALAARYLAPADARTLALFGSGWQAGSHLPALCAVRPLSTVRVYSPTKSHREAFVAEMAAKVSAEVRPAESPQEAVRDADIIACTTNSLTRVASPDWVRPGIHLTCVRVPELGDEVIRRVDRLVIHSRRYAPTNYVAGFGDEGIEAHDAIDIIEKGPAAATAAAERPFWLSAPELKDLVAGRVAGRERASESTCFLNNIGMGLQFAAVGAAVLAEAKARGIGHEIPTDWFLESVHP from the coding sequence ATGTTGATACTGAGCAACGAGGAGATCGATTCTTTTCTCTCCATTCACGCTTGCATCGAGGCGCTGGAGAAGGCCTACCGGAGCTGGGATCAGGGCAAAGCCGCCAACCGGCCCCGGACAGACCTCGTCCTGCCGGCCGCGACGGAGTCCGGGGTCTACGCTTTCAAGTCGATGGAGGCCGGGCTGGACGACCCGCCGATCGTCGCGCTGCGTGTCAACTCCGACATCATCCGCTGGCGGAAGCAGGGAGACCGGGTGGTAAAAACCAAGATTCCCGCGGCCCCGGGCGATCGTTACGTGGGCCTGGTGATCCTCTTCTCGACGGTAACCGGGGAACCGCTGGCGATGTTCCCCGACGGCGTGGTGCAGAGGATGCGGGTGGCGGCGAGCAGCGCGCTCGCCGCGCGCTATCTCGCCCCCGCCGACGCCCGGACGCTCGCGCTCTTCGGCTCGGGGTGGCAGGCGGGAAGCCATCTTCCCGCCCTGTGCGCCGTCCGGCCGCTCTCGACGGTTCGCGTCTACAGCCCCACGAAAAGCCACCGCGAAGCGTTCGTAGCGGAGATGGCGGCCAAGGTCTCCGCCGAGGTGCGGCCAGCGGAGAGCCCCCAGGAGGCGGTCCGCGATGCGGACATCATCGCGTGCACCACCAATTCCTTGACACGAGTCGCCAGCCCGGACTGGGTTCGCCCGGGAATTCATCTCACCTGCGTGCGCGTGCCCGAGCTGGGGGACGAAGTCATCCGAAGGGTGGACCGGCTGGTGATCCACTCGCGCAGATACGCTCCGACCAACTATGTCGCCGGTTTCGGCGACGAAGGAATCGAAGCCCACGACGCGATCGACATAATCGAGAAAGGGCCGGCCGCCGCCACGGCGGCCGCAGAGCGGCCGTTCTGGCTGTCGGCGCCCGAGCTCAAGGATCTCGTGGCCGGGCGGGTGGCCGGGCGGGAGCGCGCCAGCGAATCGACCTGTTTCTTGAACAACATCGGCATGGGCCTGCAATTCGCGGCCGTGGGCGCAGCGGTCCTGGCCGAGGCGAAGGCGAGAGGCATCGGACACGAGATACCGACCGACTGGTTCCTCGAAAGCGTTCACCCTTGA
- a CDS encoding tetratricopeptide repeat protein, whose translation MKLFSTGDAARILNLPGSRIRSWVHRGFLSPGRGPGRRFRFTFQDLLLLKTTKELQSQVPARTLVRMLASLKRQLPEARHLSRLKIVADGRRIVVSDGGSRWQPDSGQLLLNFDVQSVAKKLSLARPGPGGVRRTLDADDWFRLGVELEATSAAEARRAYRRALDIDPEMAEAHLNLGKLYHDSGEWRKAETHYGAAARCAPDDPVPRFNLGVLFEDMRRPNDAAAAYREAIRLDPRFADAHYNLGLLLESLGKKADAIAHLRSARKLYRGKPRQE comes from the coding sequence ATGAAGCTCTTCAGCACCGGGGACGCGGCTCGGATTCTCAACCTCCCGGGCAGCCGCATCCGGTCCTGGGTCCACCGCGGTTTTCTCTCTCCCGGGCGCGGGCCCGGAAGGCGGTTCCGCTTCACGTTCCAAGACCTGCTTCTCCTGAAGACCACCAAGGAGCTTCAGTCGCAGGTGCCCGCGCGGACACTCGTTCGGATGCTCGCCTCGCTCAAGCGCCAGCTTCCTGAAGCTCGTCACCTCTCCCGGCTGAAGATCGTCGCCGACGGGCGCCGGATCGTGGTTTCCGACGGCGGCTCCCGCTGGCAGCCGGATTCCGGCCAGCTGCTGTTGAACTTCGACGTCCAGAGCGTGGCGAAAAAGCTCAGCCTGGCCCGCCCGGGCCCGGGGGGCGTCCGAAGGACGCTCGATGCCGACGATTGGTTCCGTCTCGGCGTCGAGCTGGAGGCGACCTCGGCTGCGGAGGCGCGCCGGGCCTACCGGCGGGCCCTGGATATCGATCCCGAGATGGCCGAGGCCCACCTGAATCTCGGCAAGCTGTATCACGACTCCGGAGAGTGGCGGAAGGCAGAGACGCACTACGGCGCGGCGGCCCGGTGCGCGCCGGACGATCCGGTCCCGCGGTTCAATCTCGGCGTGCTCTTCGAGGACATGCGCCGACCGAACGACGCGGCCGCGGCCTACCGTGAGGCGATCCGTCTCGACCCGCGTTTCGCCGACGCGCACTACAACCTCGGCCTCCTGCTCGAGTCGCTCGGGAAAAAAGCCGACGCCATCGCCCACCTTCGCAGCGCCCGCAAGCTCTACCGCGGCAAGCCCCGCCAGGAATAG
- a CDS encoding Ku protein, producing MAARPIGSGTISFGLVSIPVRLYPATSSQAVSFHMLHAKCGSRIRQQRYCPVCEQVVEREELVRGYEFARDQYVRVTEEELKSLEGEASQTIEIAEFVPLSRVDPVYFEKSYYLGPDKGGEKAYRLLTEAMARAGKVAVAKFILHGKENIVLLRPARNGLMLHTMYFADEVRDFGEVEKGDSVKIKEAEVELALRLIHELSSDDFTPERYEDEYRKRVLDLVTKKAEGREITLAAPRPQRAQVIDLMAALKESLARTPAGPKKAVRAEPAEAGKGRKKRAQAGKK from the coding sequence ATGGCGGCACGGCCCATCGGCTCGGGAACCATTTCCTTCGGTCTGGTCTCCATTCCCGTAAGGCTTTACCCCGCGACCTCGTCTCAGGCCGTGAGCTTCCACATGCTGCACGCGAAATGCGGCAGCCGGATCCGACAGCAGCGCTATTGCCCGGTCTGCGAGCAGGTGGTCGAGCGCGAGGAGCTGGTGCGCGGCTATGAATTCGCCAGGGACCAGTACGTCCGCGTCACGGAGGAGGAGCTGAAATCGCTGGAGGGCGAGGCATCGCAAACGATCGAGATCGCCGAGTTCGTGCCCCTTTCCAGGGTCGATCCCGTTTACTTCGAGAAAAGCTACTATCTGGGCCCCGACAAGGGCGGCGAGAAGGCCTACCGCCTGCTCACCGAGGCGATGGCGCGAGCCGGGAAGGTGGCGGTGGCCAAGTTCATCCTGCACGGCAAGGAAAACATCGTGTTGCTCCGCCCTGCCCGGAACGGGCTCATGCTGCACACCATGTACTTCGCCGACGAGGTGCGCGATTTCGGCGAGGTCGAGAAGGGCGATTCGGTCAAGATCAAGGAAGCGGAAGTCGAGCTCGCGTTGCGTCTGATCCACGAGCTCTCCAGCGACGACTTCACCCCGGAGAGATACGAGGACGAATACCGCAAGCGGGTGCTCGACCTCGTGACCAAGAAAGCCGAAGGGCGGGAGATAACGCTCGCCGCTCCCCGGCCGCAGCGCGCGCAGGTCATCGACCTCATGGCGGCCCTGAAGGAAAGCCTGGCAAGAACGCCGGCCGGGCCGAAAAAAGCCGTGCGCGCCGAGCCGGCCGAGGCCGGAAAAGGCCGGAAGAAGCGGGCTCAGGCCGGCAAGAAATGA
- the ilvC gene encoding ketol-acid reductoisomerase has product MQVYYDRDADLKYLAGKKVAVLGYGSQGHAHANNLRDSGVDVVVGLRRSSRSWEKAEHAGLKVAETAEAAARADIVMVLLPDELQAEAFEKEIRPGLKSGNYLAFGHGFNIHFKRIVPPPGVNVFMVAPKGPGHLVRSEYEKGRGVPCLLAVHQDPSGDTRQVGLAYASAIGGARAAVIETTFKDETETDLFGEQAVLCGGLTALIQAGFETLVEAGYPPEMAYFECVHEVKLIVDLIYEGGLTNMRYSISNTAEYGDLTRGKRVIGPEVRKAMKELLADIQSGRFAEEWINEYKAGMPHFSELRKEAANHPLEKVGEKLRAMMPWLAQNRLVDKSRN; this is encoded by the coding sequence ATGCAGGTTTACTACGACAGAGACGCAGATCTGAAATATCTCGCCGGGAAAAAGGTGGCGGTGCTGGGGTACGGCAGCCAGGGGCACGCTCACGCCAACAACCTCCGCGATTCCGGGGTCGACGTGGTCGTCGGCCTGAGAAGGTCCAGCCGGTCCTGGGAGAAGGCGGAGCATGCCGGATTGAAGGTGGCGGAGACGGCGGAAGCGGCGGCGCGCGCGGATATCGTGATGGTGCTTCTCCCCGACGAGCTGCAGGCCGAGGCGTTCGAAAAGGAAATCAGACCCGGTCTGAAATCCGGTAACTACCTGGCGTTCGGACACGGTTTCAACATCCATTTCAAGCGGATCGTTCCCCCACCGGGAGTCAACGTCTTCATGGTGGCACCGAAAGGGCCCGGTCATCTCGTTCGCAGCGAGTACGAGAAGGGCCGCGGCGTCCCGTGCCTGCTTGCGGTTCACCAGGACCCGTCCGGGGACACCCGGCAGGTCGGGCTGGCTTACGCGAGCGCCATCGGCGGAGCGCGGGCGGCGGTGATCGAGACGACCTTCAAAGACGAAACCGAGACCGATCTGTTCGGCGAACAGGCGGTGTTGTGCGGCGGGCTCACCGCGTTGATTCAGGCGGGGTTCGAGACCCTCGTCGAGGCGGGGTATCCGCCCGAGATGGCCTACTTCGAGTGCGTCCACGAGGTGAAGCTGATCGTCGACCTGATCTACGAGGGCGGCCTGACGAACATGCGGTACTCGATCAGCAATACGGCCGAATACGGGGATCTTACCCGGGGCAAGCGCGTGATCGGACCCGAGGTGCGAAAGGCCATGAAGGAGCTGCTGGCCGACATCCAGTCGGGCAGGTTCGCCGAGGAGTGGATCAACGAATACAAGGCGGGCATGCCGCATTTTTCCGAGCTGAGAAAGGAAGCAGCCAACCACCCGCTCGAAAAGGTGGGCGAGAAGCTGCGCGCCATGATGCCCTGGCTCGCGCAGAATCGGCTGGTTGACAAGAGCAGGAACTGA
- a CDS encoding phosphatidylserine decarboxylase family protein, protein MKIVREGYRFVVAAAAAALVAAWAGWPFAAGTAAVAALFFAWFFRDPERVTPPGDDLIVAPADGRVVSVVEVREMPFLEEAGRRVSIFMSPLDVHVNRMPVAGTVEEVRYRPGKFLAAYRDSAVEENEQNAMTVVSRSGRKVGVVQVAGLVARRIVCRVRPGDTLERGERFGLIMFGSRTDLYLPRGSAVEVAEGARVKGGETIIGRFV, encoded by the coding sequence GTGAAGATCGTCAGGGAAGGTTACCGTTTCGTCGTGGCGGCCGCCGCGGCGGCGCTGGTTGCGGCCTGGGCCGGCTGGCCGTTCGCCGCCGGAACCGCGGCCGTCGCAGCGCTGTTCTTTGCCTGGTTTTTTCGTGATCCGGAACGGGTGACGCCGCCGGGCGATGACCTGATCGTGGCGCCGGCGGACGGCCGGGTGGTGAGCGTGGTCGAGGTGCGTGAGATGCCGTTTCTGGAGGAGGCCGGGCGGCGGGTGAGCATTTTTATGTCGCCTCTGGACGTGCACGTGAACCGGATGCCGGTAGCCGGGACGGTTGAAGAGGTGCGCTACAGGCCCGGGAAATTTCTCGCCGCCTACCGGGACAGCGCGGTGGAGGAGAACGAGCAGAACGCGATGACGGTCGTCAGCCGCTCGGGACGGAAGGTCGGGGTGGTGCAGGTCGCCGGGCTGGTGGCCCGGCGGATCGTGTGCCGGGTGCGGCCGGGCGACACGCTCGAGCGCGGTGAACGGTTCGGCCTGATCATGTTCGGCTCGCGCACCGATCTCTATCTGCCCCGCGGCTCCGCGGTCGAGGTCGCTGAGGGCGCGCGGGTAAAAGGCGGAGAAACAATCATCGGGAGGTTCGTATGA
- the pssA gene encoding CDP-diacylglycerol--serine O-phosphatidyltransferase: MNTPGGEPIPTGKVRLLQRRPRPRVPLKQRMPAEKLKRGVYLIPNLFTAGNLICGFFSILATFKGEYLQATLYMIAAHLLDGVDGLAARMTKTSSQFGIEFDSLADLVSFGVAPAVLFYFWALVPWGALGWFGACLYVVCGALRLSRFNVQARGVEKSHFVGLPIPAAAEMVGATVVMYYFLGGEGAPGKAPILLVTIYVLAALMVSNLHFFSLKQAHLQKRFPIWMLVSGVFLIILFFELPQVMYFTTFLLYMLSGPLLWCWTAFRRRREKRGETAGAMP; encoded by the coding sequence ATGAACACGCCCGGCGGCGAGCCGATTCCGACGGGCAAGGTACGGCTGCTGCAGCGCCGGCCCCGGCCGCGGGTTCCTCTCAAGCAGAGGATGCCGGCCGAGAAGCTCAAGCGCGGTGTTTATCTGATCCCGAACCTGTTCACCGCGGGCAACCTGATCTGCGGCTTTTTCTCGATTCTCGCCACGTTCAAGGGCGAGTATCTGCAGGCAACGCTGTACATGATCGCGGCGCACCTGCTCGACGGGGTGGACGGGCTGGCGGCCCGCATGACGAAGACTTCCAGCCAGTTCGGCATCGAGTTCGACTCGCTCGCCGACCTGGTTTCTTTCGGGGTCGCCCCGGCGGTGCTTTTTTATTTCTGGGCTCTGGTGCCGTGGGGCGCGCTGGGCTGGTTCGGGGCCTGCCTTTACGTGGTCTGCGGGGCGCTTCGCCTGTCGCGCTTCAATGTCCAGGCCCGCGGGGTGGAAAAGAGCCATTTCGTCGGCTTGCCGATCCCTGCGGCGGCCGAGATGGTGGGCGCGACCGTGGTGATGTACTACTTTCTCGGCGGGGAGGGGGCGCCGGGCAAGGCGCCGATCCTCCTGGTCACGATCTACGTTCTGGCGGCGCTGATGGTGAGCAACCTCCATTTCTTCAGCCTGAAGCAGGCGCATCTTCAGAAGCGGTTTCCCATCTGGATGTTGGTTTCCGGGGTTTTCTTGATTATACTGTTCTTCGAGTTGCCCCAGGTCATGTATTTCACGACCTTCTTGTTATATATGTTATCCGGTCCTCTCTTATGGTGTTGGACGGCCTTCAGGCGTCGACGGGAAAAGAGAGGGGAAACGGCAGGTGCGATGCCTTAA
- a CDS encoding 2-isopropylmalate synthase, giving the protein MAPETGGNDYVRIFDTTLRDGEQSPGASMTVEQKLVIARQLEKLGVDVIEAGFAASSEGDFEAIQRICREVKRPRILSLARAQEGDIQRALQSVEHARVPGIHVFIATSDIHLKHKLRMTREQVLEAAVKAVSYARQHLDYIEFSAEDASRSDLEFLIQVFREVIRAGASTINVPDTTGYAIPAEFGALVGNLIERTAGAERVTWSAHCHNDLGLAVANSLAAVAAGARQVECTINGIGERAGNTSLEEVVMALRTRKNYLNVDTRIVTEQIYPTSRLVSQVTGIPIPINKPIVGDNAFAHEAGIHQDGVLKHKQTYEIMTPESIGIPGNRLVMGKHSGRHAFDERLKHLGFHLSKDDMNRAFVRFKQLADKKKHVYDEDIEAIIAEEILRVPGQPDRYELLYLNVHSSSDGVPSATVKLRVAGEERMDYASGDGLVDACYKAIAKITGSNSQLVRYSVNAITGGADAQGGVSCIIEDDGMRVSGQGAHTDIIMASALAYINALNKLEGRRRYRQLVEREGP; this is encoded by the coding sequence ATGGCACCTGAGACGGGAGGCAACGACTACGTAAGGATCTTCGATACGACGCTGCGCGACGGCGAGCAGTCGCCGGGCGCCAGCATGACGGTGGAGCAGAAGCTGGTGATCGCGCGCCAGCTCGAGAAGCTGGGCGTCGACGTGATCGAGGCGGGGTTCGCCGCTTCCTCGGAGGGAGACTTCGAGGCGATCCAGAGGATTTGCAGGGAGGTCAAGCGGCCGCGGATACTGAGCCTGGCTCGGGCCCAGGAGGGCGACATCCAGCGCGCGCTCCAGTCGGTCGAGCACGCCAGGGTTCCCGGCATCCACGTCTTCATCGCCACCTCCGACATCCATCTCAAGCACAAGCTCCGGATGACGCGGGAGCAGGTGCTCGAAGCGGCGGTGAAGGCGGTGAGCTACGCCAGGCAGCACCTCGACTACATCGAATTTTCGGCCGAGGACGCGTCGCGCAGCGATCTCGAGTTCCTGATTCAGGTGTTCCGGGAGGTGATCCGCGCGGGCGCAAGCACGATCAACGTCCCCGACACCACGGGCTACGCGATCCCGGCGGAATTCGGCGCTCTGGTGGGCAACCTGATCGAGCGGACGGCGGGGGCGGAACGGGTGACGTGGAGCGCGCACTGCCACAACGATCTCGGCCTGGCCGTTGCCAACTCGCTCGCGGCGGTCGCTGCCGGAGCCCGGCAGGTCGAATGCACGATCAACGGGATCGGGGAGCGCGCCGGCAACACTTCCCTGGAGGAAGTGGTGATGGCGCTGAGGACGCGGAAGAACTACCTCAACGTCGATACGAGGATCGTCACCGAGCAGATCTATCCGACGTCGCGGCTGGTCTCGCAGGTGACCGGAATCCCGATTCCCATCAACAAGCCCATCGTGGGCGACAACGCTTTCGCGCACGAGGCCGGCATCCATCAGGACGGGGTGCTGAAGCACAAGCAGACCTACGAGATCATGACGCCCGAGTCGATCGGCATTCCCGGTAACCGTCTGGTGATGGGCAAGCATTCCGGACGGCATGCCTTCGACGAGCGGCTGAAGCACCTGGGGTTTCACCTGAGCAAGGACGACATGAACCGGGCGTTCGTGCGGTTCAAGCAGCTCGCCGACAAGAAGAAGCACGTCTACGACGAGGACATCGAGGCGATCATCGCCGAGGAGATCCTGCGGGTTCCCGGGCAGCCTGACCGTTACGAGCTCTTGTACCTGAACGTCCACTCCAGCTCCGACGGCGTGCCGTCGGCGACCGTGAAGCTGCGCGTCGCCGGCGAGGAGCGCATGGACTACGCTTCCGGCGACGGCCTGGTGGACGCCTGCTACAAGGCGATCGCCAAGATCACCGGCTCGAACTCGCAGCTGGTGCGCTACAGCGTCAACGCGATTACCGGGGGAGCCGACGCCCAGGGAGGGGTTTCCTGCATCATCGAGGACGACGGGATGCGGGTCTCCGGGCAGGGGGCCCACACCGACATCATCATGGCCAGCGCCCTGGCGTACATCAACGCGCTCAACAAGCTGGAGGGCCGACGGCGCTACCGGCAGCTGGTGGAGAGAGAGGGACCATGA
- the leuB gene encoding 3-isopropylmalate dehydrogenase: MNYKIAVLPGDGIGPEVMREGTEVLRQTADLYGFTVSLEEGIVGGASIDAFGKPLTDSVLRLAKQSDAVLLGAMGGPKWDGLDYSVRPERALLALRQELGLFANLRPVKLFSALAAASTLKREVVEGTDLLVVRELTGGIYFGQPKGITRLPDGTERGVNTEVYTTPEIERIARVAFEAARKRRGKVTSVDKANVLEATELWRKVVTRVHAEGGYGDVRLEHMLVDNCAMQLIRDPRQFDVLVTTNMFGDILSDEAAMLTGSIGMLPSASVGGSVGMYEPVHGTAPDIAGQDKANPLATILSVALMLRHSLGQTQAAERVERAVEAVLDAGYRTLDIQEKDCRPVGCREMGRLVRERIARLEG, encoded by the coding sequence ATGAACTACAAGATCGCGGTGCTGCCCGGAGACGGCATCGGCCCCGAGGTCATGCGCGAGGGGACCGAAGTGCTCAGGCAGACGGCCGATCTCTACGGCTTCACCGTTTCGCTGGAGGAGGGGATCGTGGGCGGGGCCTCGATCGACGCCTTCGGCAAGCCGCTCACGGATTCCGTGCTGCGGCTGGCGAAGCAGAGCGACGCGGTCCTGCTGGGCGCCATGGGAGGGCCCAAGTGGGACGGCCTGGACTACTCCGTGCGCCCCGAACGGGCGCTGCTGGCCCTGCGCCAGGAGCTCGGCCTGTTCGCCAATCTGCGGCCGGTGAAGCTCTTTTCCGCCCTGGCGGCGGCGTCGACGTTGAAGCGTGAGGTCGTCGAAGGAACCGATCTTCTGGTGGTGCGCGAGCTCACCGGAGGAATCTATTTCGGGCAGCCCAAGGGGATCACCCGCCTGCCGGACGGCACTGAGCGCGGCGTGAACACAGAGGTCTACACGACTCCGGAGATCGAGAGGATCGCGCGGGTGGCTTTCGAGGCCGCGCGGAAGCGGCGCGGCAAGGTGACCTCGGTCGACAAGGCGAACGTTCTCGAGGCGACCGAGTTGTGGCGCAAGGTCGTGACGCGCGTTCACGCGGAGGGCGGTTACGGCGACGTGCGGCTCGAGCACATGCTGGTGGACAATTGCGCGATGCAGCTGATTCGCGACCCGCGACAGTTCGACGTGCTGGTGACGACCAACATGTTCGGGGATATTCTGAGCGACGAGGCGGCGATGCTCACCGGCTCGATCGGCATGCTGCCGTCGGCCAGTGTCGGAGGCAGCGTCGGAATGTACGAGCCGGTGCACGGGACCGCACCGGACATCGCCGGCCAGGACAAGGCGAATCCGCTGGCGACGATCCTGTCGGTAGCCCTCATGTTGCGCCACTCTCTCGGCCAGACCCAGGCGGCCGAGCGAGTCGAGCGCGCCGTGGAGGCGGTGCTCGACGCGGGCTATCGGACCCTGGACATCCAGGAAAAGGACTGCCGGCCGGTCGGCTGCCGGGAGATGGGCCGCCTGGTGCGGGAGCGCATCGCGCGGCTCGAAGGATAG
- a CDS encoding aspartate-semialdehyde dehydrogenase: MKKQSYNVAVVGATGAVGEQMREVLEERQFPVGRLRLLASERSAGQKLEFGGSKVTVEVLQESSFEGIDIALFSAGGSVSARFAPAAVAAGSVVIDNTAFFRMEPDIPLVVPEVNAAEIARYRARGIIANPNCSTIQMVVALKPIHEAARIKRVVVSTYQSVSGAGRRAMEELSGQVTALYNGRELTKEKFPHQIAFNCIPQIDVFLPGGYTKEEMKLINETRKILGEPSLPVTATAVRVPVFCGHSESVNVETERKLTAGDVRALLREAPGIIVCDEPDRSVYPMPIDATGKDATFVGRIREDNSVPNGINLWIVADNLRKGAALNAVQIAEILIRDYL; the protein is encoded by the coding sequence GTGAAGAAGCAAAGCTACAACGTGGCGGTGGTGGGGGCGACGGGGGCCGTGGGCGAGCAGATGCGCGAGGTCCTCGAGGAGCGTCAGTTCCCGGTGGGGCGTTTGCGCCTGCTGGCCTCGGAGCGGTCGGCCGGGCAGAAGCTCGAGTTCGGCGGGAGCAAGGTGACGGTGGAGGTCCTGCAGGAGAGCTCCTTCGAGGGGATCGACATCGCCCTGTTCTCGGCCGGCGGCAGCGTGAGCGCCAGGTTCGCGCCCGCGGCGGTGGCGGCGGGCAGCGTGGTCATCGACAACACCGCTTTCTTCAGGATGGAGCCCGACATTCCGCTGGTGGTGCCTGAGGTGAACGCGGCCGAGATCGCCCGCTACAGGGCCCGTGGCATTATCGCCAACCCGAATTGCTCGACGATCCAGATGGTCGTCGCGCTCAAGCCGATTCACGAGGCGGCGCGGATCAAGAGGGTCGTGGTGTCGACCTATCAGTCGGTCTCGGGCGCGGGCCGCAGGGCGATGGAGGAGCTGAGCGGACAGGTCACGGCGCTCTACAACGGACGGGAGCTGACCAAGGAGAAGTTTCCCCACCAGATCGCCTTCAACTGCATTCCGCAGATCGACGTCTTTCTCCCCGGCGGCTATACCAAGGAAGAGATGAAGCTCATCAACGAGACCCGGAAGATCCTCGGCGAGCCGTCGCTGCCGGTGACCGCCACGGCGGTGCGGGTGCCGGTGTTCTGCGGCCATTCGGAGTCGGTCAACGTGGAGACCGAAAGGAAGCTCACCGCCGGCGACGTGCGCGCGCTGCTGCGGGAGGCTCCGGGGATCATCGTCTGCGACGAGCCCGATCGGAGCGTTTACCCGATGCCGATCGACGCGACCGGCAAGGACGCGACCTTCGTCGGGCGGATCCGCGAGGACAATTCGGTTCCCAACGGCATCAATCTGTGGATCGTCGCCGACAACCTGCGCAAGGGGGCGGCGTTGAACGCCGTTCAGATCGCCGAGATCCTGATTCGCGACTACCTCTAG